A window of the Wolbachia endosymbiont (group A) of Pogonocherus hispidulus genome harbors these coding sequences:
- a CDS encoding lipase family protein, whose amino-acid sequence MVIRADSLDSSWVDVSGEIIGTEDRHHSRDSGIEDQPDQDSTTTLEFKLTQSLLDQVKADKNDPSVNSGKQAYKDLPRMSFVINGQAIDKEFVSQQCNTHSEGVKDDNYRQTAKQVFTEMFKHAKAEVPNDHILEELITSCNQAGYEFAMYGQIQPILAQYNLTPTIPEKTMGIHCNSANSVSVEYSEVIVVKNPDSEQLEEYKCDSKLRFTLKSQDGKVEYENGKVTFTVPQELNNYKTDGKSLLGDIKECFEDVDNRTIEDLTDNIGDERQFNEEPNGDDSNLEQDEFEITDIQEEQGPSVLGSNRTEIAGFSQEKLLEIINFVKVGYYVGDYNLNNKKFSELEERSYRVPAKLKEEGYKIIQFYNMRDNEQPYRHAGYVFIKDKGITIVYRGSRNWFDYMKDAEMILTSSGELLPEGGKIHSGFYSLFKDSWESVYKILKGYANDQQLEIKDFKINLTGHSMGGAIATIAALCLSVREGAEDFHVATFASPRVFDSAAAEVYEERLGKKTIRVVNQSDFIPSLPLGSMGYKHVGEQLRISSSSSLYAHPLDVYRNLIANLKPDQFKSDNSVSIYYYLSYLVTVLYNVSTVPSYLIPNTHSNGDEQYFKQVKNKHKDASLSEMMKYSGSSNEQKVVIYEDSEPGEDGFIIFHTLDNLLAMMLSLPRHGRGEGLKVNVPDIAFFVNNNYYLSGNTISLRLLKTLVDNYPGSLALMKKKSNKLNGGSSSTAAISTLTIAEVSSTNSSLGDHSNNNVQIAVQSDENQQMNSEKAGSSNTPGIPEQILVPSNEKELVASTGYGMGDVITKTGNAGDLRVATLGAQQVVPRGGTVSTIEALKNLPNNRTIKIFLLNGQSVAQIFKKSDREVEFSFSNGNTYELNLHLINEESLKVLFNKENSVLANAINDFSTVKMPILEQKSGKNEQAPIQLAGHVIREDSIQVVQPKSLVNIRDNNVQLVNESDQPIQNDNVVASISSDDNHSDSSKIQLDESRTGSDQVSNQSTGHITKMDNEQAPLSEGNSKLESDQQDPQPEVLPIVLNGNPNNIAVTNENVKMPILEQKSDTKTNNKQSTNPNNVGVTAPSVQPAPPKSVDKNSGKEDTQSKSTGVHLVASKNPKRVNNAQGNSKQPSYNPAPQNAKSKLPVIAASMLAITGVATGIAIAVYLEMLMVGIAVGACCLVAAAIIYYCNKPLNSLEGSSVDKFTDGAYYTAVN is encoded by the coding sequence ATGGTTATTCGAGCTGATTCCCTGGATTCAAGTTGGGTTGATGTAAGCGGAGAAATAATTGGAACTGAAGATCGTCACCATTCTAGAGATTCAGGCATTGAAGATCAACCTGACCAAGACTCTACAACTACATTAGAATTTAAGCTGACACAATCTTTGCTTGATCAGGTAAAAGCTGATAAAAATGATCCCAGTGTAAATTCTGGTAAACAAGCGTATAAAGATCTTCCTAGAATGAGTTTTGTAATCAATGGTCAAGCTATAGATAAGGAATTTGTTAGCCAACAGTGCAATACGCATAGTGAAGGAGTTAAAGATGACAATTACCGCCAAACTGCAAAGCAAGTCTTCACAGAAATGTTCAAGCATGCTAAAGCAGAAGTTCCAAACGATCACATACTGGAAGAATTAATTACTAGTTGTAATCAAGCGGGGTATGAGTTTGCGATGTATGGTCAAATTCAGCCTATACTTGCTCAGTATAATTTAACACCAACAATTCCTGAAAAAACAATGGGCATTCATTGTAATAGTGCAAATTCTGTAAGTGTTGAGTATAGTGAGGTTATAGTTGTAAAAAATCCAGATTCAGAACAATTGGAAGAATATAAATGTGATAGTAAGCTAAGGTTCACGCTTAAGTCTCAAGATGGTAAAGTAGAGTATGAAAATGGCAAAGTAACATTTACCGTTCCTCAAGAATTAAATAACTACAAAACTGATGGTAAAAGTTTATTAGGTGATATTAAGGAATGTTTTGAAGATGTTGATAACCGAACTATTGAGGATTTAACCGATAACATTGGTGATGAACGTCAGTTTAATGAGGAACCTAATGGAGATGATTCAAATCTAGAACAAGATGAATTTGAAATAACTGATATTCAAGAAGAGCAAGGGCCAAGTGTTTTAGGATCAAATAGAACTGAAATTGCAGGATTTAGCCAAGAGAAGTTATTAGAGATCATCAATTTTGTTAAGGTAGGCTATTATGTTGGTGATTATAATCTTAATAATAAAAAGTTTTCTGAGTTAGAGGAAAGATCTTATAGAGTTCCAGCTAAACTTAAGGAAGAAGGTTATAAAATAATTCAATTCTATAATATGCGTGATAATGAACAACCATATCGACATGCTGGTTATGTTTTTATAAAAGATAAGGGAATAACTATAGTTTACCGCGGTAGTCGTAATTGGTTTGACTACATGAAAGATGCTGAAATGATTTTGACTAGTTCAGGTGAGCTTTTGCCTGAAGGTGGAAAAATCCATTCAGGTTTTTACTCTTTATTTAAAGATTCTTGGGAAAGTGTTTACAAGATATTAAAAGGATATGCTAATGATCAACAGTTAGAAATTAAAGATTTTAAAATTAACCTTACAGGTCATAGTATGGGAGGTGCTATTGCCACCATAGCTGCTCTATGTTTAAGTGTAAGAGAGGGTGCAGAAGATTTTCATGTTGCAACTTTTGCTTCTCCAAGGGTTTTCGATTCTGCTGCTGCTGAGGTTTATGAAGAGCGCCTTGGAAAGAAAACTATTAGAGTAGTTAATCAATCAGATTTCATACCTTCATTACCACTTGGTTCTATGGGTTATAAACACGTGGGTGAACAATTAAGAATAAGTAGTAGTTCTTCACTTTATGCTCATCCATTGGACGTGTATCGCAATCTTATTGCAAATCTTAAACCTGACCAATTTAAGTCTGATAATAGTGTATCTATATACTATTATCTTTCTTACCTTGTTACAGTATTGTATAATGTATCCACTGTACCAAGTTACCTCATTCCAAATACCCATTCAAATGGTGATGAGCAATATTTTAAACAAGTAAAGAACAAACATAAAGATGCTTCACTTTCTGAAATGATGAAATATTCTGGATCTAGTAATGAACAGAAAGTAGTAATTTATGAGGATTCTGAACCTGGTGAAGACGGGTTTATAATCTTTCACACACTTGATAACTTGTTAGCCATGATGCTATCTTTACCTAGACATGGAAGAGGTGAAGGGTTAAAAGTTAACGTTCCTGATATTGCTTTTTTTGTTAACAATAATTATTATCTCAGTGGAAACACTATTAGTCTGAGGCTATTGAAAACCTTAGTTGATAACTATCCAGGAAGCTTGGCACTTATGAAGAAAAAGAGTAATAAACTTAATGGAGGTTCTTCTTCTACCGCAGCTATCTCAACGTTAACAATAGCTGAAGTTTCTTCAACAAATTCATCTTTAGGTGATCATAGCAATAATAATGTACAAATCGCAGTGCAGAGTGATGAGAATCAGCAAATGAATTCTGAAAAAGCTGGTAGCAGTAACACTCCAGGAATTCCTGAACAAATACTTGTACCAAGTAATGAAAAAGAGCTTGTAGCAAGTACAGGTTACGGTATGGGAGATGTCATTACCAAAACAGGAAATGCAGGAGATTTGCGTGTTGCAACTTTGGGTGCTCAACAGGTTGTTCCTCGTGGAGGGACTGTTAGTACTATTGAAGCATTAAAGAATTTGCCTAACAACAGAACAATTAAAATTTTTCTCCTTAATGGTCAGAGTGTTGCTCAAATTTTTAAAAAGTCTGATCGAGAGGTCGAATTTTCTTTCTCTAATGGTAATACCTATGAACTTAATTTGCATTTGATTAATGAAGAAAGTCTAAAAGTGCTATTTAATAAAGAAAATTCAGTTCTAGCTAATGCTATTAATGATTTTTCTACTGTTAAAATGCCAATTTTAGAACAAAAAAGTGGTAAGAATGAACAAGCTCCTATTCAATTAGCTGGACATGTAATACGAGAGGATTCCATACAAGTAGTACAACCGAAAAGTTTAGTAAATATTAGGGATAATAATGTTCAACTTGTAAACGAAAGTGATCAACCAATTCAGAATGATAATGTAGTAGCTTCTATTAGTAGCGATGATAATCATAGTGATTCAAGTAAAATTCAGTTAGATGAATCACGAACTGGTAGCGATCAAGTATCCAATCAATCTACCGGACATATAACAAAAATGGATAATGAGCAAGCTCCTCTCAGTGAGGGTAATTCTAAGCTTGAAAGTGATCAACAAGATCCACAACCAGAAGTTTTACCTATAGTGCTCAATGGCAATCCTAATAATATAGCTGTTACAAATGAAAATGTTAAAATGCCAATTCTAGAACAAAAAAGTGATACCAAAACCAACAACAAGCAGTCTACGAATCCAAACAATGTAGGTGTTACTGCACCATCTGTTCAACCAGCTCCACCTAAAAGTGTAGATAAGAATAGTGGTAAAGAAGATACACAATCAAAATCAACAGGGGTACATTTAGTAGCTAGTAAAAACCCTAAACGAGTAAATAATGCTCAAGGTAACAGCAAACAACCTAGTTACAACCCTGCTCCACAAAATGCAAAAAGTAAGTTGCCTGTGATAGCTGCTTCTATGTTAGCAATAACTGGAGTTGCTACAGGGATAGCTATTGCAGTTTACTTGGAAATGCTAATGGTAGGAATAGCAGTTGGAGCTTGTTGTCTGGTTGCTGCTGCAATCATATACTATTGTAATAAACCTTTAAATTCACTTGAAGGAAGTAGTGTTGATAAATTTACAGATGGGGCTTATTACACAGCGGTAAATTAA
- a CDS encoding DEAD/DEAH box helicase: protein MTIYGRTWWGEKWLQCFNRIDYDNRLPRGRTCANTGRAFGIKINGHIVTAKVHSSAYKIRAHPYKVEIILNELSSSEQHTIRQIIETSPSILSKLINRQLPTSLFDKLNDLGIKLFPSNWEEMNANCNCPDWAMPCKHIAAVIYLIAAEIDKNPFMIFNIHNCNLSALIDDFGNGKLENAQNILKIDDIFKACSKIRIHNQAILNDIDLSTIPNLFDCISSILTDNPLFFEKNFHNILQIAYKHWQKYPAGKLVYYPASKKELSEEELFIERWGNIENWQTFQLFINDQHYLTQVSNGTTNLFMLSRNVLKDIARFLNDIPNSLLHRLNPELRFMHMISQFAHMLMEKSALIPQILQNKEGEVIIRWIPALFNASVKEIHSKMSSICPPLLIKYQEIAVEPEEQVNVAISLILLGYIEDNFPVSLDKYRDKYIFELFFTGNPYKFTKFSNKEIPQAINLWLSRLYLADKPYKLYLTIKDHHEKFELDIQASLDDEKSFIKLEKALSNQNIKLSILSDLALLSEYIPELEKSIDDNSILSFNLDDFAPLFLHILPVLRAIGIVVILPKSLQKIFKPQLSLNLSTKDKIKEDRESFLTLENLLKFDWKVAIGDKKLSVTEFKKLLKDSRGLVRIVDQYVLLDDKEVEALLKKLDKLPEHLNQVELMQAALAGELDEAKVVLDQQIKNLFDKFNTYASVDVPSNLTAQLRPYQERGFSWLVQNIESGFGSIIADDMGLGKTLQVIAAILYCKNTGFLDRDRVLVVAPTSILSNWQREVERFAPELKLFVYHGQNRELASDYDVALTSYGLARRDKKELNKIRWFLLVIDEAQNIKNPNTEQTKAIKTIETRHRIAMSGTPVENRLLEYWSIFDFINKSYLGTSAQFRTRFATPIEKARDKACLERFMKVTHPFMLCRVKSDKSIIQDLPDKIENNRYCSLTPEQTALYQEVVNTTMEKIERSEGIERKGLIFKLINALKQICNHPSQYGKKKHASIEQSGKMQMLEEVLTVISDLAEKSLIFTQYTEMGKIISKLLEERFKSKVPFLHGGLSRKARDTMINDFQNLFQANILIVSLKAGGTGLNLTAANHVIHYDLWWNPAVEAQATDRAYRIGQERNVMVYRLLSTGTFEERIDEMIQSKKELANLTISSGESWITEFNNDQLRDLVNIKNAL from the coding sequence ATGACTATCTATGGAAGAACATGGTGGGGAGAGAAATGGCTTCAGTGCTTCAATAGAATTGATTATGATAACCGTCTTCCACGTGGCAGAACTTGTGCTAATACTGGTCGAGCTTTTGGTATTAAAATTAATGGTCACATAGTTACAGCTAAAGTTCATAGCTCAGCATATAAAATTCGTGCTCACCCATATAAAGTCGAAATTATACTTAATGAATTAAGTTCATCAGAACAACATACTATTCGCCAAATAATTGAAACTTCACCTTCTATACTATCTAAATTAATAAATAGGCAATTACCAACCAGCTTGTTTGATAAGCTTAATGATCTTGGGATTAAATTGTTTCCTTCAAATTGGGAAGAGATGAATGCAAATTGCAACTGTCCTGATTGGGCTATGCCTTGTAAACACATTGCTGCTGTAATTTATCTTATTGCTGCAGAAATTGATAAAAACCCCTTCATGATTTTTAATATTCATAATTGTAATTTGTCAGCACTTATCGATGATTTTGGGAATGGAAAATTAGAAAATGCTCAAAACATTTTAAAGATAGATGATATATTTAAGGCATGTTCTAAAATTAGAATACATAACCAAGCAATTTTAAATGATATTGATTTATCAACTATTCCTAACCTTTTTGATTGTATCAGTAGTATTTTAACAGATAATCCACTTTTTTTTGAAAAAAACTTCCATAATATTTTACAGATAGCTTATAAGCACTGGCAAAAGTATCCTGCAGGAAAATTAGTGTACTATCCAGCTTCTAAGAAGGAACTATCAGAAGAGGAGCTATTTATTGAAAGATGGGGAAATATTGAGAATTGGCAAACATTTCAACTATTCATTAATGATCAGCATTACCTTACTCAAGTGAGCAATGGTACAACTAATTTATTTATGCTAAGTAGAAATGTATTGAAAGATATAGCGCGATTTTTAAACGACATTCCTAATTCGTTACTTCACAGGCTTAATCCTGAACTTCGCTTCATGCATATGATTTCACAGTTTGCACATATGCTGATGGAAAAGTCAGCGCTAATACCACAAATATTACAAAACAAAGAAGGAGAAGTGATAATTAGGTGGATTCCGGCGTTGTTTAATGCGTCAGTTAAGGAAATTCATAGCAAGATGTCATCTATTTGTCCGCCTCTATTGATTAAATATCAAGAAATCGCTGTGGAACCAGAGGAACAAGTAAATGTTGCTATCTCTCTTATCCTTTTAGGGTATATAGAAGATAACTTTCCTGTATCACTGGATAAGTATAGAGATAAATATATCTTTGAATTATTCTTTACTGGAAATCCATACAAGTTTACTAAATTTAGTAACAAAGAAATACCGCAAGCAATTAATCTCTGGCTTTCACGTCTTTATTTAGCAGATAAACCTTACAAACTCTATTTAACGATAAAAGATCACCATGAAAAATTTGAGCTTGATATACAGGCATCCCTAGATGATGAAAAGTCATTCATAAAGCTAGAAAAAGCACTTTCTAATCAAAACATAAAACTTAGTATTTTATCTGACCTTGCACTCTTGTCTGAATACATACCTGAATTGGAAAAATCGATTGACGATAATAGCATATTATCATTTAATTTAGATGATTTTGCACCATTGTTTTTGCATATCTTGCCTGTATTAAGAGCAATTGGTATCGTAGTTATTTTGCCAAAATCTTTACAAAAAATCTTCAAACCACAATTAAGTCTTAATTTGTCTACCAAGGATAAAATAAAAGAAGATCGAGAAAGTTTTTTAACGCTGGAAAATTTATTAAAATTTGATTGGAAAGTAGCAATAGGAGATAAAAAATTAAGCGTTACAGAATTTAAAAAATTGCTAAAAGATTCCCGAGGGCTTGTGCGAATAGTCGATCAGTATGTGCTTTTGGATGATAAGGAGGTAGAAGCTCTACTGAAGAAACTTGATAAGTTACCCGAACACTTAAATCAAGTAGAGCTGATGCAAGCCGCTTTAGCAGGTGAGTTAGATGAAGCTAAAGTAGTACTTGACCAGCAAATTAAAAACTTATTTGATAAGTTCAACACTTATGCATCTGTTGATGTACCAAGTAATCTAACTGCACAGCTACGTCCATATCAAGAGCGTGGATTTAGTTGGCTTGTACAGAACATAGAAAGTGGGTTTGGTAGTATAATTGCTGATGATATGGGTCTTGGTAAAACATTACAGGTTATAGCAGCTATTCTATATTGCAAAAATACAGGGTTTTTGGATCGGGACAGAGTCTTGGTAGTAGCTCCCACAAGCATCTTAAGTAATTGGCAACGAGAAGTAGAACGTTTTGCGCCAGAATTAAAGCTTTTCGTCTATCACGGACAAAATCGAGAATTGGCAAGTGATTATGATGTAGCTCTAACATCCTATGGTCTTGCACGTCGTGATAAAAAAGAACTTAATAAAATTCGCTGGTTTTTGCTCGTGATTGATGAAGCACAAAATATAAAAAATCCTAATACCGAACAAACCAAGGCAATTAAAACTATTGAAACAAGACATAGAATAGCTATGAGTGGCACACCTGTTGAGAATAGGCTGCTTGAGTATTGGAGCATTTTTGACTTTATCAACAAATCATATCTAGGTACTTCTGCGCAGTTTAGAACACGCTTTGCAACACCGATTGAAAAAGCGAGAGACAAAGCTTGTCTAGAGAGGTTCATGAAAGTTACCCACCCCTTTATGCTATGTAGGGTAAAAAGTGATAAAAGCATTATTCAGGATCTACCAGATAAAATTGAAAATAATCGTTATTGTTCTTTGACTCCAGAGCAAACAGCACTTTACCAAGAAGTCGTTAATACAACTATGGAAAAGATAGAAAGAAGTGAAGGAATTGAACGTAAGGGATTAATCTTTAAACTTATCAATGCTTTAAAGCAAATTTGTAACCATCCATCACAGTACGGCAAGAAAAAGCATGCGAGTATTGAACAATCCGGTAAAATGCAGATGCTAGAAGAAGTATTGACTGTGATTAGTGATCTTGCAGAAAAATCATTAATATTTACTCAATATACTGAAATGGGTAAAATTATATCTAAGTTACTTGAAGAAAGATTTAAATCAAAAGTGCCATTTTTACATGGTGGACTTTCTCGAAAAGCACGTGATACAATGATTAATGATTTTCAAAACTTATTCCAAGCCAATATTCTTATAGTATCTTTAAAAGCTGGAGGAACAGGGCTTAATTTAACAGCGGCAAACCATGTAATACATTACGATTTATGGTGGAATCCGGCAGTGGAAGCACAAGCAACAGATCGAGCTTATCGTATTGGACAAGAGCGTAATGTTATGGTATACAGACTGCTTTCAACAGGTACATTTGAAGAGCGTATTGATGAGATGATTCAAAGCAAGAAGGAATTAGCAAACCTAACTATAAGTAGTGGCGAGAGTTGGATTACAGAATTTAACAACGATCAATTAAGAGATTTAGTTAATATAAAAAATGCACTATAA
- a CDS encoding IS630 family transposase (programmed frameshift), which yields MPAAYSYDLRKKAMEALDEGESRATVAKRFKIGKTTLYEWQKRREETGDFQSKKPGSVGYNHKITDWNVFTEFAKNHGGKTQSEMAKLWGNISRQTIHRALKNIGFTRKKKIYGYKERNEERRAQFAKVIATKYPENLVYIDESGIDNTEDYPYGYCRKGERFHSLKSGKKTQRVSMIAALNKKKIIAPLTFEGYCNKDVFEAWFEQFLTPILRSGQTVILDNAAFHKSKKIDDLAKGVGAEILYLPPYSPDFNEIEHHWFAIKNRARKNIPIFQSFRQAVDSAFL from the exons ATGCCAGCAGCGTATAGTTATGACTTAAGGAAAAAAGCAATGGAAGCATTGGATGAGGGAGAAAGTAGAGCAACTGTTGCCAAGAGATTTAAAATTGGAAAAACGACTTTATATGAGTGGCAGAAAAGGCGCGAGGAAACAGGAGATTTTCAGTCAAAAAAGCCTGGAAGCGTAGGATATAACCATAAAATTACCGACTGGAATGTCTTCACCGAATTTGCAAAAAACCATGGTGGCAAAACTCAGTCAGAGATGGCTAAACTCTGGGGCAATATCAGTCGACAAACGATTCACCGCGCACTTAAAAATATTGGCTTTACAAGAAA AAAAAAGATCTACGGATATAAAGAAAGAAATGAAGAAAGGCGAGCTCAATTTGCAAAGGTTATAGCAACAAAATATCCTGAAAATCTTGTATATATTGACGAATCTGGGATAGACAATACAGAAGACTACCCATACGGATATTGCAGAAAAGGAGAGAGGTTTCATTCACTAAAATCAGGTAAAAAAACTCAGCGCGTCAGTATGATTGCAGCTCTAAATAAAAAGAAAATCATTGCTCCATTGACCTTTGAGGGATACTGCAACAAGGATGTTTTTGAGGCTTGGTTTGAGCAGTTTTTGACTCCAATTTTAAGGTCTGGCCAAACTGTAATTCTTGATAACGCTGCTTTCCATAAATCTAAAAAAATCGATGATCTTGCTAAAGGAGTAGGTGCTGAAATTCTTTATCTTCCTCCATATTCTCCAGACTTTAACGAAATTGAGCATCATTGGTTTGCTATAAAGAACAGAGCTAGAAAAAATATCCCTATTTTTCAGTCTTTCCGTCAAGCTGTTGATTCTGCTTTTTTATGA
- a CDS encoding DMT family transporter: MDHRLRAYLLGVTWFILSLLSSVVNDTISKCLGLHLQSFEIIFFRFLFSTITLIPFIFYYGIGICKTSRISIQITRGALLFCGMTLWTYGLTICPIVTATIIGFSIPLFVMLLAIPFLEENIIWQRWVVAVIGFIGIAITTKAYSEDFNPKILIFIVSALIFAILDVLNKKLVMKETIISILFYSALTTTIFSTPSLLFYWHMPSLSELILLLILGISSNLILFFMLKAFALTDATALAPYRYIELIISAIVAYVIFNELPDKSALYGTLILIPSTLFIAYSEGKAIKKNSVTTKVYDSNC, encoded by the coding sequence ATGGATCACAGACTAAGAGCTTATTTGCTTGGAGTTACCTGGTTTATACTCAGTTTACTTAGTAGTGTAGTTAATGATACTATATCAAAGTGTCTCGGTTTACACCTTCAAAGTTTTGAGATAATCTTTTTCCGTTTTTTATTTAGCACTATTACTCTTATACCTTTTATATTTTACTATGGAATAGGAATTTGTAAAACAAGTCGAATATCTATTCAAATAACTAGAGGTGCATTGTTGTTTTGTGGAATGACCTTATGGACCTATGGGTTGACTATTTGCCCAATAGTAACTGCAACAATTATAGGTTTCTCAATACCATTATTTGTTATGCTTCTTGCAATTCCTTTTCTGGAAGAAAATATAATTTGGCAAAGATGGGTAGTAGCTGTCATTGGTTTTATTGGTATTGCTATTACTACTAAAGCTTATAGTGAGGATTTTAATCCTAAAATTCTTATTTTTATTGTATCCGCATTAATCTTCGCTATACTAGATGTACTTAATAAGAAGCTTGTAATGAAGGAGACAATAATAAGTATATTATTTTACTCAGCTCTAACAACAACAATTTTTTCCACTCCATCTTTGTTATTTTATTGGCATATGCCTTCCTTGTCAGAATTAATATTACTGCTGATTTTAGGAATAAGTTCAAACCTAATTCTGTTCTTCATGTTAAAAGCTTTTGCTCTTACTGATGCTACTGCACTTGCACCGTATAGATACATAGAGCTAATAATTTCTGCAATAGTAGCATACGTTATATTTAATGAATTACCTGATAAAAGTGCTTTATATGGTACTTTGATATTAATACCATCAACCTTATTTATAGCTTATTCGGAAGGTAAGGCAATTAAGAAAAATAGTGTAACAACAAAAGTGTATGACTCAAATTGTTAA
- the ltrA gene encoding group II intron reverse transcriptase/maturase: protein MIKMPIKLQDLRRKIYTKAKAKPEWRFWGIYVHVCKMETLEEAYKLTKKSNGAPGIDKVTFESIEAEGLEKHLQQIRRELITKTYNPNRNRRKEIPKAGGKLRALNIPCIRDRIVQSALKLIIEPIFESDFQDGSYGYRPKRKAHEAISRVAKAAIKGNTKVIDVDLKSYFDNVRHHILMEKISKRVNDKEIMHLIKLILKVGGKRGIAQGSPLSPLLSNIYLNEVDKMLEKAKEVTKEGKYQHIEYARWADDLMILIDGHQKWEWLEKSVHKRLQEELAKIEVEVNEEKTKVINLKEKGTFSFLGFDFQQNITKQGKWNVRITPKMKARTNLLQKLKEVFRCYKSQPIGKVIHIINPILRGWTNYFRIGNTNRSFSYVKHWVEKKIRRNLMRARKAKKGFGWKRWSSEWIYKTLDLYSDYRIRYYIQKALPAQYVINFGKETTRKA, encoded by the coding sequence ATGATAAAAATGCCAATTAAATTACAAGACCTGAGAAGGAAGATATATACCAAAGCGAAGGCAAAACCGGAATGGCGATTCTGGGGAATCTATGTTCACGTATGTAAGATGGAGACGCTAGAAGAAGCATATAAGCTGACAAAGAAGAGTAATGGGGCACCAGGAATTGATAAGGTGACGTTCGAATCGATAGAAGCAGAAGGCTTAGAGAAGCATCTTCAACAAATCAGACGTGAACTAATAACCAAGACCTATAACCCAAATAGGAACCGGAGAAAGGAAATACCAAAAGCTGGAGGAAAACTCAGAGCGTTGAACATACCCTGCATTCGGGATAGAATAGTGCAAAGCGCACTAAAGCTAATAATTGAACCAATATTCGAATCTGACTTTCAGGACGGATCATATGGATATAGACCTAAGAGAAAAGCGCATGAAGCAATAAGCAGGGTAGCGAAAGCAGCAATCAAAGGCAATACAAAAGTTATTGACGTAGACCTAAAGTCCTACTTTGATAATGTGCGACATCATATTCTTATGGAAAAGATTTCCAAAAGGGTAAACGATAAAGAAATCATGCACTTGATTAAGCTAATCCTCAAAGTAGGAGGGAAACGAGGAATAGCACAAGGATCACCACTTTCACCACTACTAAGCAATATATACCTCAATGAGGTGGATAAAATGCTAGAGAAGGCAAAAGAGGTGACTAAAGAAGGAAAATATCAACATATAGAATACGCTAGATGGGCAGACGATCTAATGATACTGATAGATGGACACCAGAAATGGGAATGGCTTGAAAAATCAGTGCACAAAAGGTTACAAGAAGAATTAGCAAAAATAGAAGTAGAAGTAAACGAAGAAAAGACAAAAGTGATTAATCTTAAAGAAAAAGGGACATTCAGCTTCCTAGGATTTGATTTTCAACAGAACATCACAAAACAAGGAAAGTGGAATGTGAGGATAACACCCAAGATGAAAGCACGAACAAACCTACTTCAAAAATTGAAGGAAGTATTCCGCTGTTATAAATCGCAACCAATAGGAAAAGTGATTCATATCATTAATCCGATATTGAGAGGGTGGACAAACTACTTTAGGATTGGAAACACAAATCGAAGCTTTAGTTACGTCAAACATTGGGTAGAGAAGAAAATAAGACGCAATCTAATGAGAGCCAGAAAAGCAAAGAAAGGATTTGGCTGGAAGAGATGGAGTAGTGAATGGATATATAAAACTCTAGATCTTTATTCAGACTATAGAATAAGGTATTACATTCAGAAAGCCTTACCAGCACAATATGTTATAAATTTTGGTAAAGAAACTACTAGGAAAGCGTAG